The Camelus dromedarius isolate mCamDro1 chromosome 19, mCamDro1.pat, whole genome shotgun sequence genome segment AGGACTGGGAGACATGGATTTCCCTAAAATGCAGGTTGGACAGATTTTGAAGGAAGCCATCGAGCATGCCTAAAAAGAGGGAGGGGGTTAGGAACACTGAGTAGGGTAATTGAGCCTCCAGTCGCTAGGCTGTATACACTGAACCAGTCGCTGCTCAGTTGGAAGAATGTGGAGCAGAATCATGGATAAGGGAATGGCGTTGAGGCATCTCGGGAACAAGGTAACAGGCATTCATCTCCAGGTGCTCACACTGGTGATCCAGAGATCGACCGCATAGGCCAGGGCCTCCTTCTGGTTGAGTGTCTTCATTTCCTGCAGCTTTTGCCTGAACTTCTGGGCCTCACCCTCTTCGTTGGCAAAGCTCCGGACTGTAAACATTGCTGACAGAACCTCAATGGCCACCTCGCTGGACTTTGCCAGAGCTTCCTGCACCTGCACTGCCAGCTCCTGTGAAGACATGGGCAAGAGGTGTCACACAGGGTTGCCAAACCATAAGGGACACTAGTACCTGTACCCCCAGCAGAGGGacaggagagaacagagagggACAAGGCTATATCTCCTGGATACTAAAGAgatacacagaaaaggaaaatgactcAGAAGGGTCATTGGGGGTCATATTCTTGAGACTGGTGATCATATTCTCAAAGACTGATTGTAGgcagatgaagaagaaaagacagagaatgtGAAGGTCAACACTAAGCAATCTGGAAACGTGGACTTCCCGAGACAAGGAGTCCCATAAAGATGGAGAATCAGTGGGAAGATAAGGGTCAGTTAGGTTGAGGCAACTCCCTGGGCATACCTTGTGCCATTTTCCCAGCTTCTTAGGCAGAATGAAAAGCAGTGGCAGGATGGCCAGGGTGACTATGGTGAGGAATGGTGACGCCCAGAGCATAAGCCCCAAGAGACACAATCCCCTCACGAAGTACCACAGCACGAGGCTCAGGTCTGAACTCAGAGACTCACTCACGGTGGACGTGTCCTCTGTCACCCGAGATGTGATGGCACCTGCCAAGGGTTGGAGGGAAGAGAGTGGAGTGAATAGGAAGCTCAGAGTGATGGGAGAGACCAGCAATGAGCCAGGGTGCTAGGGGTCAACATAGTGCTCTAAGAAGGTTAGGAAAACAAGGTCAATGGTATAGAGGGAGGTTTGCAATCTCAACGCAAGGAGAGTAAGTGTCGGAGAGGAAAAGCATGGCCAAGACCTTCATTTTAACCGTAAAAGAAATTGATgggtgggaagggtatagctcagtagtagagtgcgtgcttagtatgcacaagatcctgggttcaatccccagtgcctccattaaataaataaatacataaacctaattaaaGTTATTGATGTCATatgaatttccatttctctgacaGATTTCTGTTCTCTGAAGAACTTGTATATCCCACGCATATAGGCAGAAAGAACTTAAGCTgctcaagtcacacagctggagaAGCATGGAGGCGCTGCAAGACAGCAGTGCAGGAATCTATAGCGAGCACTGGATTGGGAATCACGAGATGGGTTCTGTCCCCAGGTTCATCTCTATCCACACGTATGTGTCCATGCAAGTGTTGGCATTTAGGgtctaggcctcagttttcttctctgtcaaaTGAGGCAGTTGGACTCTGTGATCTCAAAATCTCCAGGTATGAAATTCTGCCATGTCTCTCTAAATGCACATTTAGGGATACGTTTATGGAAAAATCTCGGATGGCAGCACCAGGCTTTTCTGAAGATAAAGAGTATATTTTGCTCTTGAGGTATGTCAAGAATAAGAAACAATGTTTATGTGAGAGAGAGATCAAGGTTATAAGTAAAAGAGGATATGTGAGGATATAATCAGTAAGTGGGTGGATAATGAAAGGCGTTTCATGAGAAACCTGTTTGGTTCTTTTGAAAAAACTCAGTTTCCTGGCGCAGGACGGCCCGAAACACCTCTCCCTGTAAGTGGCTGTGCACGCGGCCCATGGTGCTGTTGTAGAGTGCATCGCCCACAAACTCTAGCACTGCactagagagagacagagaaggagggtCAGGCATTCAGGGGACCCCCTTTGGATGGCAGCCCCAACTTCCAACTCCCTCTTTTTCGGAGTTGCCCCATTCCCAGCCTTACAACTTCAGCCCCCAGACCTGGCTATGGTGAGGATGGACATGAGAGTTATGTTTTGAATGAAGGCAGCGCCTGCCTGGTCTTCTAGAATCCAGTCAGTGAGACGGCCCGTGAAGAATGGCACAGCCatctcccctggggagggagaggagagatggaTCAGTCAGAAATATCAAGTCTAAGCAGGTGAGCTCTATCCAAGCTCACCCCAGCCCACCCTTCCCCGTCATCCTGGAGGGCAGTGGCAGAAAGAGGACACCAAGGACACACTCTGCACCTGAATGGGCCACCTCAGAACTCACAGCCCTGTGGCCCCACCCATCAGACCTTAGAAGCTTAATTCAGAAGGTAACAGGACGAGCTGCCCCAAGGGAAAGGCATTGCCCCAGATGGCCAGTGATGCTACGCCTAGGGCAGCACTGGAGTCCAGGACGCCTGAGCCCCACCCAGTCCAGAGCTCTTTCCTCTCTGCTGGAGTGGTCTTCATAAGATCTGAGCTGGGTCGCCTTCCCCTGATCCACATTTCTGAGAATTCACACCAGTCTACCTCACTGACCATTTCTCGGTTCCTACCCAGTCCTCTAGCCCCCGTCCCTCTCCCCCGAAAGCCCCCTTACCAAGACTGGAGAGGAGCACCAGGATTAGAATGAGCGGGAGGCAGCGTATCTCTGAGCCCAGGCAGCCCAGAAGCCGCCTCACCGCCACTCCAGAACCCCCGTGACCTTTTTGTTCCGAAAGGTTCCTGGGTTTATGCCACAGGGCAGCCGCGGGCAGTGCTGCTGTGTAGCTGAGGGCGAAGGCGTTGAGGCGACTTCCCCAGTGCAGGAGCTGGGTGCTGTCTGCGTCCCCTGATCTCAGCTGACGGAACGAGGCAAGTCCCGGCAGGGCCAAGGCCAGCGCCGCCGCCAGTGGCTCCAAAGCAGCCAGCCATCCTTGGACTGttgctttttcttcctgaaagccAATCGCTGTCCTGAGGACCCCGCGGGCCCCGAGCCACAGCACAGCCCAGCGGCTCAGGCCCACCACCCAGACCCGGAGCAGCGGCAACTCAGGAGGCACCAGCAGGGAGGACAACTGGGGCAGGGCCGGCCGGAGCAGCACCCAGTCGACGAGAAGCAGCAGCGTGGTCCCAAGCCAGGCGAGGGAAGCTCGGGAGAGGCAGAGACACCCGCAGAGTGCGGGGGACCCCGAGCCGGCCATTGGCTCGCTGGCGCAGTTCGAGGTCGGCCCTGGGCCTGGGACTCTCCGCTGTCCCCGCTGGGCCGAAGTCTTCGGATGCTGTTGGAGTCCGTGCAGAGCGGGCGCCCGGGCCGGCGGCGCGGGAAGGGAGAAGGGGCGGGCCGGGGCGGGCTCTCGGAAAGTCCCGGGAACCGGCTGAGCCTGCTGGAGCTCCTAGAAGAGAGCGGTTTAGGGGAAAGGGAAAGCGAAAGCGGCTGCTGGCTCACTCGATCCGCCCATTTCTGAAGGCGGCCGGCCCGAGCTATTTTGGGAGAGGGCGTTGAAGTCAGATCTGAGGTTTGGGGCAGCAGCCCCGGTGCTCCATCTCCGCCATTAGATCTGAGGTTTGGAGGAGTAGCCCCAATGCTCCATCTCCTCCTTTCCTCGCCTCCTCTAGCGGATCTCCCTGTCAGGACTTTCTTACCCCAGCCTCTGGGCGGGGCTCTTCCGTCATTTGTCTCCGGGCAGATCTGCCCCGTACAGGTTAGCGCCCGGGTGCCAAGGCTCACAGAGAGGACCCAGGCGCCCCCTGGCGGGCGTAACGAAGGGGCGGGGCTGCAGGCAGAGCACAGCGCGCTGTCCCAGGTCGGAAACCAGCGCCCCAGGCAGCGAGGAGCGTGGCGCCGGGATGCTGCTGGCCGGAGCACGTACCGGGGATTTACCTCGGGCCGGAGAAGTCCACACTGGGGTAATGAGTCTGGGCATGAGGGTTAGCagaggggtggaggaggtggagcgACAGGGGGACCCTGAAAGCGCCACGGAGTGAATTTGGAGACTAACAAGATTGAGGAGATAGCTCGTAGCAGCCAGTGAGTGCACCCCGAAATGAATACGGGTGTCTCTATTCTGAAGGGGATCGTCTAGGGGTCCACGAAGGGACTGGGCCCGCAAGGCTGGTGGAGAAAGGGGTGCTCTGGCTCTTAGCTAGAAGCCTTAAAGGGAAGCTGCTCTAAGGCGCTTTCGCTTTCACTCTGGACTAGAGAGAGGGGCTGGTTAAACCAAGGGAGGGGGTTGGAGAAGGTGCACGGAGAGAAGGAACAGGTACCCTGGGTGAAGTAGGACAGCACTAGACAGAGGGGAACTGTGGACACTGATTGAGGAGGGACAAATCACACAGACCTCTGATGAACTACCCCCTAGGTAACTCAGAGCCTCAGCACTGATTATGGGGGTTCCATGTGAGCTGGTGGTGCCCTTCCCCAGCTCGGCCCAGGAAGGCTTGGCCCAGGTGCTGCCAGGCTCCCTTCCCCGTGtcttccctgcccacctccacgTGCCTGCCGGGGGACTTTTGCTCAGGTTGGGCACCTGGGGCAGATAGCAGCCCAAGGCTGGCTGGCTTCCGCTCTCAAACTAGTGCCACCACTCATAGCTCCAGGGCAGCTTTGTTATAAATGAACACCCTCTAGGATGGGGTGTCCCCTGTTCTCTAGCTGGCTGTTCATGACAAATCAGTATGTCAAAATGAACAGTCAGACCAAGATCCCTGGAGGCCAGGGTAACTTAGGGAGTGGTGAGAAGTACAGCAGTGAAGCCAAATCTCCCCTCACCACCGAACAAGTAGTGGGAAGGAAGAAGTGGAAGTCCAAACAAAGCCTGGGAGTTAGACCTGGGTTTTAgtcctgtgtggccttggacaagtcacttgcTTTCTctatgactcagtttcttcattggaACCAAGGATCTTTAAGGTTCTTTCCAGCTCAACAGAAGTAAAAAGTGTAGCTTTTTTCTCCTTCACTCTTCCTTAATTCTTTTCCCTAATTCCTTTTATTGATCTGGAAAAGTCAGCTCAAGCTCCTCAAATCCTCTCAGTACAGATCTCTTTCCCTGGCTACTGAGATAGCTCTTTACCTCTTGATCAGAAATCCTTAAATGAAACCTTTATTTTAAGCCATCTCTCATGATTCTTgctgcttccctccttccttgaCACGTGGTCCTGCTAACTGCTGACCCCCAAGATGTTTTCCATTGTTCAGTAAACTGAAAGAGCTCACTTCTGAgtaaggaggtgggggtggatgattctgggctaaaaaaaaaaaaagaaagaaagcttgaGCTTGTTTCCCAAGGCCACAGTAACTTGCCGCTGGAGGGTCTGCAGCACATCTGTACATACAACAAGCACATGCAGAGGTAACTCACTGTGCAGCTGCCTCACTGGTGCTTGGAAGTGCCCCCTTGAACCCTTCACTCAGAGGGAGCACTTATACGTCCAAGAGCCTCATCCCACCTCTCTCTTTACAGTGGAAAGGATACCACTTAGTCAGGTTGGGGCTTAGAGATGCCATTCTTTCTGCCTGATACCATGGCCAGGCTCTGACATTCCCTTGCAGCCGGGAGAGACAATAGAGAAAGTGGAAAGATAAAGGGGGGGGGGACAATTCTGGGAGTCAGCTCTGGCCTAAATTACCATAAAACCTTGAGTCAGTCACTTCTCTCTGAgaatgtttcctcatctgtaacatgaaaGGATCAAGGCTCTTCCAGCTCTGACTCTCTGTCCTCTGTGTCTCTGCAGACAACCATCATGGCAGTAGAGTTTGACGGGGGCGTGGTGGTGGGATCTGATTCCCGGGTGTCGGCAGGGTAAGTACCAGTGACGGTGTGTACCTTTGGAAGGAAACTAATGGCCCCAAATGCACATTTTCCTTAACCACTCATGAAGAGACTGGTAAACTGGAGCTTTGGAGAAACTGAGTTAAACTTTCAGTAAGGCCTCTCTATTAAGATGCTGGGTGGGTGTTTGGATCTCTGAATTCATGGAGGAGAATCTGAGGCCTGAATGTGAATGTGGCCGGTCCCAGGGAATAAGGGAATAGGGTCTGAAAAGGGCTTAGGAGATAAAGATTTCAGGGCCCCTCCTTCCATCTATGTTTAGAGGTAGAAAAGTTGGTTCTGCCAAGTAGATTTCTGGTTTCTCATCCATAGAGTACTGAACTAATtttgtctttctccctcccaGCCAGTTTCCttacatacaaaataaatacataggaTTAGATCAATATTACTCATTTTATGTTCCATAGATCACATAAATTCCTTAAGATTGCtaatagcaaagaaaaattattaagtGGAAGATTGGTCTTCactgagtattttttattttactataaaaatctAAGCCCAAAAAATAAGTCTAATTTTGATAATTATTTGcagtgtttcatttgtttgagATGATTGCTTCCTGCTTTAATCCAGGCATTAAATTTCATGTGCTCCGAAGCTGTTCTTATGTCCAATAAATCTGAGACACACTGAAAGAGTAACATCAAAAAATTTGGCGAATCTAATGTTGATGACTGTTGACTCCTTGACAGACAGGCGGTGGTAAACCGAGTGTTTGACAAGCTGTCGCCCCTGCACCAGCGTATCTACTGTGCTCTCTCTGGCTCAGCTGCTGATGCCCAGGCCATAGCTGACACGGCCGCCTACCAGCTGGAGCTCCATGGGTACGAAGCTTTGGGGTCCTCAGTCCACCCTGGCTAGAGTTCCCCCAACCGGTGAACCCCTATATAGTGTCACATCCCAGGAGCCCTacagttggaaaatgaaaaattcttgtTTTGGCTCCTGCTTTTATTAGCTTTGAGCTGGCACTTGAATCTCTCGAAGCTGGTTTCTGCACCTAGAAAGTGGCAATAATTAATAGTACCCGCCCACCTTGCCAGATGGTTCTTTTGAGAATCAAATGGTATACGTGAAAGCAGTTTGAAAACTGCAAATCACTATCTGAGTCTAAATCATGAGGAAGAAAATGACAGTGTGGCCCACGATAATATCAGGCAGTGATGATGTGAGAAATCAAGGTCATCTGCTTTTACCCACATGGGCAAGATGCCTGCGGCCAGGAGACTTATGtcatggtgggggtgggtggcagtggtggtggacAGAGTAAAGGAGGCAAACAACTGAAATCTTCTTACCAGCTGGTGACGTGAGACTCTGGTTCCCCTGTACACGTGAGAGTGGAGCTGGAGTTTGAATTATTGCAGCTCTAGGTTTCAGGTGTCACTTGGCAGGGATCATGGTAATGGCGCAAGAGAGTGGAACTGCAGGAAATTATGCTGACACCTCTTCCTGACACTTCCTTTAGGATGGAACTGGAAGAACCTCCACTTGTTCTGGCTGCTGCAAACGTGGTAAGGAATATCACCTATAAATACCGGGAGGACCTGTCCGCACATCTCATGGTAGCTGGCTGGGACCAACGTGAAGGGGGCCAGGTGGGTGTCTCCCAATGTCCTCCCTCCCTTGCGGTTCCCCACTTCCCTGTAGAGGGACATGGAGGTCATATGTCATTCCAGCAATGAGTTCCAAAGACACGGCCTCCAAAATCATAGTACAGCCTCAGTGGATAAGTGTATGAGGTGCTGGGGCTCAGCTGCAGAGTGTGGAGACCACCTGCTTGTCTCAGTGGCAAGTAGAGGACTGATGCTTCTGTGGTCTGACCTGAGGATGCCTCCCCCAGGTATACGGAACCATGGGAGGAATGCTGATTCGACAGCCCTTTGCCATTGGTGGCTCGGGCAGCACCTATATCTACGGTTATGTGGATGCAGCGTATAAACCAGGCATGTCCCCTGAGGAGTGCAGACGCTTCACCACGAACGGTAACTAAAGCAAGAGGAAGGGTCCCTGCGGCGGTGGTTAACATGGGAAGGGAGTAGAGCACGAGGAACAGGAAGAGGAACACACAGGTGACCATTTAATTAAATGTCTAAACCGGGACACTTTGGAGAGTGAAAGGGGGCAGGACAAATGCTAAACTAGATGGGACTTCAGGACAAACGGCATAAACCAGGATTGTTATGAGCACACCAAACTAAGATATATGGTGACCCCAAGAACCAGTGGTGTGCGGGAGCTGGCTTGGACCAGCTCATAAGAGCCAATTGTTAAAGATTCAAGGATTTGTGAGCTgtgtgtttatctatttataaCTTGAAATCAATGATGGTGGGATGATTGAGACCATGGACATCAGGAGATGCTACATatgaagacctttttttttttttgagttgtttaCCAGTACACCACCAAATGTGCGTCTCTGGGAGATGGGTTTTGAAGTCTGAAAGTGGTAGTAAGCGTATGaacaggagggaaagaaaagatgtttgaaGCTAAGctattctctcttcctctctccaacTTGAAACCCTCTGCAGCTATTGCTCTGGCCATGAACCGGGATGGCTCTAGTGGGGGTGTCATCTACCTGGTCACCATTACAGCTGCTGGTGTGGACCATCGAGTGATCTTGGGCAATGAGCTGCCGAAATTCTATGACGAGTGAATCTTCCTCAGACTTCCCTTGTTTACTTTGTAATAAACTTTCTGGGGCCAGAACCTGGTATGGTCCATGGGTGCTCAGGGAGATGACGCTGGGGAAGGGGGCTTCCCTCCCAGATGTTAGCACaccctttttattcttttgtcccCCGATCTAAACATCTTTCCCACAGGTAAGAGTGAGGATGGGAGGGAGTATACTAGAACAGGAAGAGCCCTGTACATCATGTTCTGAGGGATTCTGAAACATTAGAAACAATACAAATTCCCATTCTGGTGCCCAAGGGATGAAGCTGCAAGTGAAAAGCTGGGATTCATTCCTTCAAGGCTAAGACTGATAGGTAGCTAAGACAGCTACACACATGAGAATCAGCTTAGAGCACCAGCAAAGTCACATGCAAAAATTCCTTTCATAATGCATTCACTCACATTAGAGACCAATACATGATAAATACTAAATATTGGGGCGGGGGGCACTTGTGACTTTCAAAGAATAATAGCGATAACCAAAAAAGCTACATTTACTGAACGAGGCATTAGCTAAATGCTTTCAAACTTTACCTCTTAGAACCCAAACCAAAAACCTTATGTAGGTACGACTATTTCTTCCATGTAAGGAGAGATGGAGGCTTAGAAGGATTAAGTCAAGGCAAGTTCAAAAGCTGAGATGCAGGATTTTGTTTACCATATGCCCTTCCTCTACCGCTACATAAAACTCTCCATTTCCTCAAGCTTCATATATCTGCTGCTCTTTGAAATCTGCAGTAATTAGTCCAGTCCATTATTTGGCACGTAGGAAGTTGTTGCTAGATGCCTGAGTAATTGTATCAAACACGCGAGCTCCAGTCCTGTCTCTGCCGTGCTCTTCCTGAGTGACAGGACACATTCCCCTT includes the following:
- the TAP1 gene encoding antigen peptide transporter 1; translation: MAGSGSPALCGCLCLSRASLAWLGTTLLLLVDWVLLRPALPQLSSLLVPPELPLLRVWVVGLSRWAVLWLGARGVLRTAIGFQEEKATVQGWLAALEPLAAALALALPGLASFRQLRSGDADSTQLLHWGSRLNAFALSYTAALPAAALWHKPRNLSEQKGHGGSGVAVRRLLGCLGSEIRCLPLILILVLLSSLGEMAVPFFTGRLTDWILEDQAGAAFIQNITLMSILTIASAVLEFVGDALYNSTMGRVHSHLQGEVFRAVLRQETEFFQKNQTGAITSRVTEDTSTVSESLSSDLSLVLWYFVRGLCLLGLMLWASPFLTIVTLAILPLLFILPKKLGKWHKELAVQVQEALAKSSEVAIEVLSAMFTVRSFANEEGEAQKFRQKLQEMKTLNQKEALAYAVDLWITSISGMLLKVGILYFGGQLVTSGAVSSGHLVTFVLYQIQFTIAVQVLLSTYPRVQKAVGSSEEIFEYLDRIPRCPTSGVLTSLNLGGVVQFQDVSFAYPNRPDVPVLQGLTFTLRPGEVMALVGPNGSGKSTVAALLQNLYQPTRGQVLLDGKPLPQYEHCYLHRQVAAVGQEPQLFGRSFQENIAYGLIQKPTMEEITAVAKESGAHSFISELPHGYNTEVGEAGSQLSGGQQQAVALARALIRKPHVLILDDATSALDASSQARVEQLLYESPERYSRSVLFITQRLSSVQKADHILFLEGGTIIEAGTHQQLMENKGRYCTMVQAPGGSGAPE
- the PSMB9 gene encoding proteasome subunit beta type-9, which gives rise to MLLAGARTGDLPRAGEVHTGTTIMAVEFDGGVVVGSDSRVSAGQAVVNRVFDKLSPLHQRIYCALSGSAADAQAIADTAAYQLELHGMELEEPPLVLAAANVVRNITYKYREDLSAHLMVAGWDQREGGQVYGTMGGMLIRQPFAIGGSGSTYIYGYVDAAYKPGMSPEECRRFTTNAIALAMNRDGSSGGVIYLVTITAAGVDHRVILGNELPKFYDE